The following coding sequences are from one Leptolyngbya sp. NIES-3755 window:
- a CDS encoding tetratricopeptide repeat family protein (similar to AA sequence:cyanobase_aa:LBDG_00110) produces MIPPDPMNTRKHPANMARVKQQFTLSLCLGWLLAGTPLLTLAESQIAIAQTPGIPADVREAYTLLGKGWVDDAIKAFQQSIQRYPSLIEAKLGLAISFRRAGRDGDAWQAYQRVLQQDPNNQLALKTVGILAGFKPEWQKQGIEALTTLLRLNSGDSEARAQRALLYGYQGRFSEALADYEIVLQANPAPEVLLGAAQIYTYAGDAQKGLELFERYRSRSNAPITGNAAIAYARALRASGNATQAIAILEGQLPRQTNAFSIQVRSELSQAYLANRQSTQALAVLDPLRDRSDARLPLARALNELGRRENRPELVAQAGSLYRQVLSETANPSPILLREIADVLSGIPKERKTALQLYRQLAQQQPENQTLLIQKLALEAQLGTLTDSEIRQQLRPILQSIPNEPAQQFAIAQALVRLEPDPEFLPVYERLIRSGVNEPFLNFRLAQILIEQNEFETAKEALSRYQSTLVGSRDRAPQLLLAELDRKQGNLEGAAKRYEALISDEAIDADLKSGAVRSLAGLRLAQNRFDEALQLYDRLIADNPEDAQLQLGRTAVAYQARKITESEAETVLAQFLQSRPSETPSELYTLVGILPSNRSRESLYNALIEADPTSVPVQVRLIQLLASRNPRQARAQANRLIARVRQTSPDDRSNVSLFFLKAQLEQTLGNSDRAEDAYLAILKVQPENLDALSGLGGVRFQQRQFASASNVYSQILELDPDNQIALRSLAELSAAQGQPLAALDQFEQLKIEQAEQGTSDPELEQRIQKVQEGMLQQRGFQPPWERY; encoded by the coding sequence GTGATTCCTCCCGATCCCATGAACACTCGCAAACATCCCGCTAACATGGCTCGCGTAAAGCAACAGTTCACCCTCTCTCTTTGTCTCGGATGGCTTCTTGCCGGGACTCCGCTGCTCACCTTGGCAGAAAGTCAAATTGCGATCGCTCAAACTCCAGGCATCCCCGCTGATGTCCGTGAAGCTTATACGCTCCTGGGTAAAGGCTGGGTAGATGATGCGATCAAAGCTTTTCAGCAATCGATTCAACGCTATCCAAGCTTGATCGAGGCGAAGTTAGGGCTTGCAATTTCTTTCCGTCGAGCAGGACGCGATGGTGATGCCTGGCAAGCTTACCAGCGGGTTTTGCAGCAAGATCCAAACAATCAGTTAGCACTGAAAACAGTTGGAATTCTGGCTGGTTTTAAACCAGAGTGGCAAAAACAAGGGATTGAAGCACTCACAACTTTACTAAGGCTCAATAGCGGAGATTCAGAAGCTCGTGCCCAACGTGCATTGTTGTACGGCTATCAAGGGCGATTCTCTGAAGCTTTAGCGGATTATGAGATTGTTCTACAAGCAAATCCAGCACCAGAAGTGCTTTTGGGAGCTGCACAGATTTACACTTACGCGGGCGATGCACAAAAAGGATTGGAATTGTTTGAGCGCTATCGATCAAGATCAAACGCTCCAATTACCGGAAATGCTGCGATCGCTTATGCTCGTGCTTTACGGGCTTCGGGCAATGCAACTCAAGCGATCGCGATTTTAGAAGGACAACTTCCAAGACAAACAAATGCCTTTAGTATTCAAGTGCGATCGGAACTGTCTCAAGCATATTTAGCAAATCGCCAATCGACGCAAGCATTAGCTGTTCTTGATCCATTACGCGATCGATCTGATGCTCGTTTACCTTTAGCTCGTGCGTTGAATGAATTAGGAAGACGAGAAAATCGCCCTGAACTGGTTGCCCAAGCTGGATCGCTCTATCGTCAAGTATTGTCCGAAACTGCAAATCCCTCTCCAATCTTGCTGCGAGAAATTGCAGATGTTCTCAGCGGAATTCCCAAAGAGCGTAAAACTGCACTGCAACTGTATCGACAACTTGCACAGCAACAACCAGAAAATCAAACGCTTCTCATTCAGAAACTTGCTCTAGAAGCTCAACTCGGAACACTAACAGACAGCGAAATTCGTCAGCAATTAAGACCAATTTTGCAATCGATTCCGAATGAGCCTGCACAACAATTCGCGATCGCTCAAGCGCTAGTCCGTCTAGAACCCGATCCCGAATTTCTACCTGTGTATGAGCGTTTGATTCGCAGCGGTGTGAATGAGCCATTTTTGAACTTCCGGCTTGCTCAAATTCTGATTGAACAGAACGAATTCGAGACAGCAAAAGAGGCTTTATCTCGCTATCAATCCACTCTGGTTGGTTCCCGCGATCGCGCTCCTCAATTGTTACTTGCAGAACTCGACCGCAAACAAGGCAATCTCGAAGGAGCCGCAAAACGCTACGAAGCTCTGATTTCTGATGAAGCAATCGACGCTGATCTTAAATCCGGTGCAGTTCGTTCTTTAGCAGGACTGCGACTCGCTCAGAATCGGTTTGATGAAGCCCTGCAATTATACGATCGCTTAATCGCGGACAATCCTGAAGATGCACAACTTCAACTCGGTCGTACAGCAGTCGCTTATCAAGCAAGAAAAATCACCGAAAGCGAAGCCGAAACAGTCCTTGCTCAATTCCTTCAATCTCGCCCGTCAGAGACTCCTTCAGAACTCTACACATTAGTAGGGATCTTACCAAGTAATCGGAGCCGTGAGTCGCTCTACAACGCATTAATTGAAGCTGATCCGACGAGTGTACCTGTTCAAGTTCGCTTGATTCAATTACTCGCAAGTCGCAATCCAAGACAGGCAAGAGCACAAGCAAATCGACTAATTGCTAGAGTTCGACAGACTTCACCCGACGATCGCTCAAACGTTTCGCTTTTCTTCCTTAAAGCTCAACTCGAACAAACATTAGGAAACTCCGATCGAGCCGAAGATGCGTATCTAGCCATCTTGAAAGTACAACCAGAAAATCTAGATGCCTTGTCTGGTCTGGGAGGTGTGCGATTCCAACAGCGACAGTTTGCCTCAGCTTCTAATGTCTACTCTCAGATTTTGGAACTCGATCCAGACAATCAAATTGCACTGCGATCGCTGGCGGAACTGTCTGCCGCTCAAGGTCAACCTCTCGCTGCATTAGATCAATTTGAGCAACTCAAGATCGAGCAGGCAGAACAAGGAACATCAGATCCCGAACTGGAACAACGTATCCAGAAAGTTCAAGAAGGAATGCTGCAACAACGCGGGTTTCAACCCCCTTGGGAGCGCTATTAA
- a CDS encoding hypothetical protein (hypothetical protein MC7420_8280;~similar to AA sequence:cyanobase_aa:LBDG_00130) — translation MLTRTLILCCAGLVTGLAIVLLHAQQPIAVSAQGIQKQEDQLIRDFKLPNTPAEAPVYRPQAPVYQPAPIAEPAPVEAVSEPYIAPSEPPVAAESPAPVPQPERKAETPQKPNATPMSQHVLEFNRSPAIGNRFRLQGTYAEARVGFTRPKNWNVKFAKAVIRFQHSPAIVSDKSNLIVRVNDTSIGSVPMNLRNAQIGEAIVNIPANLVQDYNEITLVAQQTNSATCANPDDKALWSEVLPDSKVIIDYQPQSLALDFSRYPFPFFDNLGLDTPRLNYLLPAQINEAWLTATSRFHTHFGRLADFRSLETTLVKDTKKFEWNDRLLIIGTPQDQPTLKSLKLPLNIANNQILDGSKTALPENVGVLMLTTMNNGSVPVIVASGNGAEGVAKAVQFLVQPSSSQIGSGQVILVRDVAEVATPKSRSWDRYLPLQDSFQLSALKGLDNKPFKDVTVRGTSAPPVQFQFRALPDDRMLRGSSMNLRYSYGAQVDPRRSSISVRIDGVTIGSKKLSSDNGAKNELLNVDLPPNLIKSDSVIDVAFDLYAKETAKCGQISDQQLWGTVHSSTDFSLKRENSVELPDLKLLTTGYPFTAPQDLSKTAIVVPDSPTEADVMTLLKFSERMGRLSQANSVKLDVFTASNLPEPVKSDRHLVAIGVRDRFPVKEMLESNSGFRIMDAFARESGKDQIHALPDQGGVIKSMLSPWNRDRVMIALTAQAEPGLKQVQDVLSNDLWFYQLKEDTALISSNQVNPSPFDSNAYQMQFVNQSERRRIENTNALSKARQLLQEQWYLLPIGIIGSSLLLYGIAQLFLKRVAG, via the coding sequence ATGCTGACACGCACTCTCATCTTGTGCTGTGCTGGATTAGTAACCGGACTCGCGATCGTACTACTTCATGCTCAACAACCGATCGCCGTTTCTGCTCAAGGCATTCAAAAACAAGAAGATCAACTCATTCGAGACTTCAAGTTACCCAATACGCCTGCTGAAGCACCCGTCTACCGCCCACAAGCGCCTGTTTATCAGCCTGCTCCGATCGCTGAACCTGCACCCGTCGAAGCAGTAAGCGAACCCTACATCGCGCCTTCTGAACCACCTGTCGCTGCGGAATCTCCAGCACCCGTCCCTCAACCTGAGAGGAAAGCTGAGACTCCCCAAAAACCGAATGCAACACCGATGAGCCAACATGTGCTGGAATTCAATCGGAGTCCTGCGATCGGCAACCGTTTTCGTTTACAAGGAACTTACGCAGAGGCGCGAGTTGGCTTCACCCGTCCGAAGAATTGGAACGTGAAATTTGCCAAAGCAGTAATTCGATTTCAGCATTCTCCCGCGATCGTATCGGACAAGTCTAATCTGATTGTGCGCGTGAATGATACGAGCATTGGCAGTGTTCCGATGAACTTGAGAAATGCTCAGATCGGAGAAGCGATCGTTAATATCCCAGCAAATCTCGTTCAGGACTACAACGAGATCACGCTAGTGGCTCAACAGACAAATTCTGCAACCTGCGCGAATCCAGACGATAAAGCACTCTGGTCAGAAGTACTACCCGACTCGAAAGTAATTATTGACTATCAACCTCAGTCACTTGCACTCGATTTTAGTCGTTATCCTTTCCCGTTCTTTGACAATTTAGGCTTAGATACACCCCGTCTAAACTATCTTTTGCCTGCCCAAATCAATGAAGCTTGGTTGACTGCAACGAGTCGGTTTCACACGCATTTTGGGCGACTGGCTGATTTCCGATCGCTCGAAACCACTTTGGTAAAAGACACGAAGAAATTCGAGTGGAACGATCGCTTACTCATTATCGGAACGCCTCAAGATCAGCCCACACTCAAATCGTTGAAGCTACCTCTAAACATTGCAAACAATCAAATCTTAGACGGTAGTAAGACTGCACTTCCTGAGAATGTTGGTGTTTTGATGCTGACAACAATGAACAATGGTAGTGTGCCAGTGATTGTCGCTTCTGGAAATGGAGCGGAAGGAGTTGCAAAAGCAGTTCAATTCTTGGTGCAACCGAGCAGCAGTCAGATTGGCTCTGGACAGGTGATTCTCGTTCGCGATGTTGCTGAAGTGGCGACACCAAAATCTCGCAGTTGGGATCGCTATCTCCCGCTTCAAGATTCATTCCAACTGAGTGCTTTGAAGGGATTAGATAACAAGCCTTTCAAAGATGTGACTGTTCGTGGAACTTCTGCACCTCCCGTACAATTCCAGTTCCGAGCGTTGCCCGACGATCGAATGTTGCGCGGTAGCTCGATGAATCTGAGATACAGTTACGGTGCTCAAGTCGATCCTCGTCGATCGTCGATTTCTGTCCGGATTGATGGAGTAACGATCGGAAGCAAGAAACTAAGTTCAGACAATGGCGCAAAAAATGAGCTACTCAATGTTGATTTGCCGCCGAACTTGATTAAGTCGGATTCGGTCATCGATGTTGCTTTTGATTTGTATGCGAAAGAAACAGCGAAGTGTGGTCAAATCAGCGATCAACAACTTTGGGGAACAGTTCATAGCAGTACTGATTTCAGTCTTAAACGTGAAAATTCAGTTGAACTGCCAGATCTGAAGCTTTTGACTACAGGTTATCCATTTACTGCACCTCAAGATTTATCTAAAACCGCGATCGTCGTTCCTGATTCTCCAACTGAGGCGGATGTAATGACGCTGCTGAAGTTCAGTGAACGTATGGGACGACTTAGCCAAGCTAATTCAGTAAAACTCGATGTCTTCACCGCGTCGAATTTACCTGAACCTGTGAAAAGCGATCGACATTTAGTAGCGATTGGAGTTCGCGATCGCTTCCCCGTCAAAGAAATGCTCGAATCAAACTCTGGATTCCGCATCATGGACGCTTTTGCACGAGAATCTGGCAAAGATCAAATTCATGCTCTACCCGATCAAGGTGGCGTGATTAAGAGTATGTTGTCGCCTTGGAACCGCGATCGAGTCATGATTGCTCTGACTGCACAAGCAGAACCAGGACTCAAACAAGTTCAAGATGTGCTGAGTAATGATCTTTGGTTTTATCAACTCAAAGAAGACACTGCACTCATCAGCAGCAATCAAGTGAATCCTTCACCGTTTGATTCCAATGCTTATCAAATGCAGTTCGTGAACCAATCAGAGCGGCGACGGATCGAGAACACTAATGCTCTGAGCAAAGCGAGACAGTTATTGCAAGAACAATGGTATCTTCTCCCGATCGGCATTATTGGCAGTTCTCTCTTGTTGTACGGAATTGCTCAGCTTTTCCTCAAGCGCGTTGCGGGGTAA
- a CDS encoding endoglucanase Y (similar to AA sequence:cyanobase_aa:LBDG_00120), which produces MLRLLVPLTIAGLIGLGGLVSCAAPPQRSTFVASVEAADHSLLLAESWTAYRKRFIQADGRVIDWEANGRSTSEGQAYAMLRAVMANDPETFAIALQWAETNLQRRDKNNKSIDSLWAWKWGQNPNGAWGILDPNVASDADIDAITALILASRRWQRPDYLKLARTKLKDLWAHATLTLPADGKRYLLPGAIALFQRNEKLKANPSYLAPYAFRLFAQVDSERDWLSLVDSSYQMLEQSSKVSPVGLPSDWIAVDPNTGMYTALDPGSPLITRYGFDASRVWWRVALDATWFGEPRAKAYLKANLGYLKQMWQRERKIPAKLDLQGRPLVDYEATSQYGMLYAAFRVIDPAIAQEILTQKLLPSYRNGFWDNDSAYYSQNLAWFGLLPPNQMATYLTEPTQAANVSLP; this is translated from the coding sequence ATGTTGCGCTTGCTTGTACCACTGACCATTGCTGGATTAATTGGACTCGGAGGATTAGTCTCTTGTGCGGCTCCTCCTCAACGTTCTACATTTGTTGCGAGTGTTGAGGCAGCCGATCATAGTTTACTGCTGGCTGAAAGTTGGACAGCATATCGCAAGCGGTTCATTCAAGCCGATGGACGAGTGATCGACTGGGAAGCGAATGGACGATCGACTTCGGAAGGTCAAGCTTATGCCATGTTACGGGCAGTGATGGCGAATGATCCTGAAACATTCGCGATCGCGCTCCAATGGGCAGAAACCAACTTACAGCGACGAGACAAAAACAATAAATCGATCGATTCTCTCTGGGCATGGAAATGGGGACAGAATCCAAATGGAGCTTGGGGCATTCTCGATCCCAATGTTGCGAGTGATGCAGATATTGATGCGATTACTGCATTAATTCTGGCATCCAGACGATGGCAGCGTCCCGATTACCTCAAGCTTGCGCGTACCAAGTTAAAAGACCTTTGGGCACACGCAACTCTAACATTGCCCGCTGATGGAAAACGATATCTACTGCCGGGAGCGATCGCGCTTTTTCAGCGAAACGAAAAGCTCAAAGCGAATCCCTCGTATCTTGCGCCGTATGCCTTTCGCCTCTTTGCCCAAGTCGATTCAGAGCGCGACTGGTTGAGCCTTGTAGACAGTAGCTACCAGATGTTAGAGCAATCCTCGAAAGTCTCTCCTGTAGGCTTACCGAGCGATTGGATTGCTGTTGATCCAAACACCGGAATGTATACCGCGCTTGATCCAGGCAGTCCACTGATTACCCGATATGGATTCGATGCCAGCCGCGTTTGGTGGCGTGTCGCGCTAGATGCCACCTGGTTTGGAGAACCGAGAGCTAAAGCCTACCTCAAGGCAAATCTTGGATACCTCAAACAGATGTGGCAACGAGAGCGCAAAATCCCTGCCAAGCTCGATTTACAAGGTCGTCCGTTAGTAGACTACGAAGCGACTTCACAATACGGCATGTTATATGCTGCTTTCCGCGTGATCGATCCTGCGATCGCACAGGAAATTCTCACCCAAAAGTTATTGCCCTCCTACCGAAATGGATTCTGGGATAACGATTCCGCCTACTACTCTCAGAATCTTGCCTGGTTTGGTCTGCTCCCACCGAACCAAATGGCAACCTACCTTACTGAACCTACTCAAGCTGCAAACGTATCCCTTCCATGA